A single window of Jiangella alkaliphila DNA harbors:
- the topA gene encoding type I DNA topoisomerase — MARSTNGTAARRRLVVVESPAKAKTIAGYLGDGYMVESSFGHIRDLPSKKTEVPEAERERYGNPVGVDVEGGFEPLYIVPAGRAKDQVKKLRTMLKEADELLLATDEDREGEAIAWHLREELKPKVPVRRMVFHEITRDAIRAAVENPREIDEDLVDAQETRRIVDRLYGYQVSPVLWRKVMQGLSAGRVQSVATRLVVDRERERMAFRSAEYWDLTATLDTGTSDDPHAFEARLATVNGTKVATGRDFDARGELRGGEVVVLDEQRARALAAALGDVDYTVRSVEAKPYTRKPYAPFRTTTMQQEASRKLGYGAARTMQVAQRLYENGFITYMRTDSITLSDSALNAARAQVAELYGAEYLPDAPRKYTSKVKNAQEAHEAIRPAGDSFRTPAETGLRDDEYRLYELIWMRTVASQMRDAKGETVTVRIGATATTGEPVEFSASGRTITFHGFLKAYVEGADDPEAELDDRERRLPQLAEGQGLMAAGVEPEGHSTKPPARYTEATLVKELEEREIGRPSTYASIIRTILDRGYVFKRGTALVPAWLAFAVVRLLEEHFTRLVDYEFTAKMEDVLDEIAGGRADRAAELAQFWHGDDSVDGLKKLADNLGEIDAREISSFPIGDGFTVRVGRYGPYLEDAEGNRGSIPEDLPPDELTSDVARELVARGNGDRELGENPATGRVVVAKSGRYGPYVTEVLPDDAPKNERPPTASLFSTMSVDTVTLEDALRLLTLPRVVGADAEGTEIVASNGRYGPYVKKGTDTRSLPDEASLFTVTVDEAEKLFATPKGRRGARAATPPLRELGTDPVSNKPLVVKDGRFGPYITDGEVNVTVPRDTDIEKLTHERAVELIAEKRAKGPAPKKRAARARSRS; from the coding sequence ATGGCCCGATCCACGAACGGCACGGCTGCCCGCCGCCGTCTCGTCGTCGTGGAGTCGCCGGCGAAGGCCAAGACCATCGCCGGCTACCTTGGTGACGGCTACATGGTCGAGTCGTCGTTCGGCCACATCCGCGACCTTCCGTCGAAGAAGACGGAGGTCCCCGAGGCCGAGCGTGAGCGATACGGCAACCCCGTCGGCGTCGACGTCGAGGGTGGTTTCGAGCCGCTGTACATCGTGCCGGCCGGCCGCGCCAAGGACCAGGTCAAGAAGCTCCGGACCATGCTCAAGGAGGCCGACGAGCTCCTGCTCGCCACCGATGAGGACCGCGAGGGCGAGGCCATCGCGTGGCACCTGCGCGAGGAGCTGAAGCCGAAGGTCCCGGTGCGCCGCATGGTCTTCCACGAGATCACCCGCGACGCCATCCGGGCCGCCGTCGAGAACCCCCGCGAGATCGACGAGGACCTCGTCGACGCCCAGGAGACGCGCCGCATCGTCGACCGCCTCTACGGTTACCAGGTCTCCCCGGTGCTGTGGCGCAAGGTCATGCAGGGCCTGTCGGCGGGACGGGTCCAGAGCGTGGCGACCCGCCTGGTGGTCGACCGCGAGCGTGAGCGCATGGCGTTCCGCTCGGCGGAGTACTGGGACCTCACCGCGACGCTCGACACCGGCACGTCCGACGACCCGCACGCGTTCGAGGCCCGGCTGGCCACCGTCAACGGCACCAAGGTCGCCACCGGCCGCGACTTCGACGCCCGCGGCGAGCTGCGCGGCGGCGAGGTCGTCGTGCTCGACGAGCAGCGCGCCCGCGCTCTGGCCGCGGCGCTCGGCGACGTCGACTACACCGTCCGCTCGGTCGAGGCCAAGCCGTACACCCGCAAGCCGTACGCGCCGTTCCGCACCACCACCATGCAGCAGGAGGCCTCGCGCAAGCTGGGCTACGGCGCGGCCCGCACCATGCAGGTGGCGCAGCGGCTGTACGAGAACGGCTTCATCACCTATATGCGTACCGACTCCATCACGCTGTCCGACTCCGCGCTCAACGCGGCCCGGGCGCAGGTGGCGGAGCTGTACGGCGCCGAGTACCTGCCCGATGCGCCGCGCAAGTACACCAGCAAGGTGAAGAACGCGCAGGAGGCGCACGAGGCGATCCGCCCGGCCGGCGACTCCTTCCGCACCCCGGCCGAGACCGGCCTGCGCGACGACGAGTACCGGCTCTACGAGCTGATCTGGATGCGCACCGTCGCCTCGCAGATGCGCGACGCCAAGGGCGAGACGGTGACCGTCCGCATCGGCGCCACCGCCACCACGGGCGAGCCGGTCGAGTTCAGCGCGTCCGGCCGCACCATCACCTTCCACGGCTTCCTCAAGGCCTACGTCGAGGGCGCCGACGACCCCGAGGCCGAGCTCGACGACCGCGAGCGCCGGCTCCCGCAGCTCGCCGAGGGTCAGGGCCTGATGGCGGCCGGCGTCGAGCCCGAGGGCCACAGCACCAAGCCGCCGGCCCGGTACACCGAGGCCACGCTGGTCAAGGAGCTGGAAGAGCGCGAGATCGGCCGCCCGTCCACGTACGCGTCGATCATCCGGACCATCCTCGACCGCGGCTACGTGTTCAAGCGCGGCACCGCGCTGGTGCCGGCCTGGCTGGCCTTCGCGGTGGTGCGGCTGCTCGAAGAGCACTTCACCCGGCTGGTCGACTACGAGTTCACCGCCAAGATGGAGGACGTCCTCGACGAGATCGCCGGCGGCCGGGCCGACCGCGCCGCCGAGCTGGCGCAGTTCTGGCACGGCGACGACAGCGTCGATGGGCTGAAGAAGCTCGCCGACAACCTCGGCGAGATCGACGCCCGCGAGATCTCGTCGTTCCCCATCGGCGACGGCTTCACCGTGCGGGTCGGCCGCTACGGGCCGTACCTCGAGGACGCCGAGGGCAACCGCGGCAGCATCCCCGAGGACCTCCCGCCCGACGAGCTGACGTCCGACGTCGCCCGCGAGCTCGTGGCCCGGGGCAACGGCGACCGCGAGCTGGGGGAGAACCCGGCCACCGGCCGCGTTGTCGTCGCGAAGTCCGGCCGCTACGGCCCGTACGTCACCGAGGTGCTGCCCGATGACGCACCCAAGAACGAGCGCCCGCCCACGGCGTCGCTGTTCAGCACCATGTCGGTCGACACCGTCACGCTCGAGGACGCGCTGCGGCTGCTCACGCTGCCCCGCGTGGTCGGCGCCGACGCCGAGGGCACCGAGATCGTCGCCAGCAACGGCCGCTACGGCCCGTACGTCAAGAAGGGCACCGACACCCGCTCGCTGCCCGACGAGGCGTCGCTGTTCACCGTCACGGTCGACGAGGCCGAGAAGCTGTTCGCGACGCCCAAGGGCCGCCGCGGCGCCCGCGCCGCCACGCCGCCGCTGCGCGAGCTGGGCACCGACCCGGTGTCGAACAAGCCGCTGGTGGTCAAGGACGGCCGGTTCGGCCCCTACATCACCGACGGCGAGGTCAACGTGACCGTGCCGCGCGACACCGACATCGAGAAGCTGACGCACGAGCGCGCGGTCGAGCTGATCGCCGAGAAGCGGGCCAAGGGCCCGGCGCCGAAGAAGCGGGCCGCGCGGGCGCGTTCGCGCAGCTGA
- a CDS encoding LLM class flavin-dependent oxidoreductase: MRYGLLLPHFGEQADRDKLLRGSQRAEELGFDSVWVRDHLVFEPHGEMEKPNRTFYDALTTLTAIGAVTERIQLGTGSLIPFRHPLTTALMAGTMSHLLGPDRLILGFGAGTFDHEFEAIGWGDRDRVELVRSNAEILKRVFTENDVTYKDDNFSFEDVTIEPKPLGGRVPFWYCGATPRSARLAVEFCDGWMPGRIAMATLRKRIETIEELSAAAGKQRPTIAVIPPTSIERTREEALQHVNIPGLLAWANKSKWAVKPPSGAFETVEDLEGQLIAGDVDGAVEECRKFEAAGVEHLVFDFRFKFDKWFDQIELLGTEVLPKLKS, encoded by the coding sequence ATGAGATATGGACTCTTGCTGCCGCATTTCGGTGAGCAGGCCGACCGCGACAAGCTGCTGCGGGGCTCGCAGCGGGCCGAAGAGCTCGGCTTCGACTCCGTCTGGGTGCGCGACCACCTCGTGTTCGAGCCGCACGGCGAGATGGAGAAGCCGAACCGGACGTTCTACGACGCGCTCACCACGCTCACCGCCATCGGCGCCGTCACCGAGCGGATCCAGCTGGGCACCGGCTCGCTGATCCCGTTCCGGCACCCGCTGACCACCGCACTGATGGCCGGCACGATGTCGCACCTGCTGGGTCCGGACCGGCTGATCCTGGGCTTCGGCGCCGGCACGTTCGACCACGAGTTCGAGGCGATCGGCTGGGGCGACCGCGACCGCGTCGAGCTGGTCCGCTCCAACGCTGAGATCCTCAAGCGGGTCTTCACCGAGAACGACGTCACCTACAAGGACGACAACTTCTCCTTCGAGGACGTGACGATCGAGCCGAAGCCGCTGGGCGGGCGCGTCCCGTTCTGGTACTGCGGCGCGACGCCGCGCTCGGCCCGGCTCGCGGTGGAGTTCTGCGACGGCTGGATGCCCGGCCGCATCGCCATGGCGACGCTGCGCAAGCGCATCGAGACGATCGAGGAGCTGTCGGCCGCGGCCGGCAAGCAGCGCCCCACGATCGCCGTCATCCCGCCGACGTCGATCGAGCGCACCCGCGAGGAGGCGCTCCAGCACGTCAACATCCCCGGCCTGCTGGCCTGGGCGAACAAGTCCAAGTGGGCGGTCAAGCCGCCGTCGGGCGCGTTCGAGACGGTCGAGGACCTCGAGGGCCAGCTGATCGCCGGCGACGTCGACGGCGCCGTCGAGGAATGCCGTAAGTTCGAGGCGGCCGGCGTCGAGCACCTGGTCTTCGACTTCCGCTTCAAGTTCGACAAGTGGTTCGACCAGATCGAGCTGCTCGGCACCGAGGTCCTGCCCAAGCTCAAGAGCTAG
- a CDS encoding FAD binding domain-containing protein, translating into MTLPPFALLRPTTLDEALGELSEDSVPYCGGTELLLAMRAGLHRPDALVDLKRVPELSGVRVEDGALVIGATERHADLAVHPVVRDRLPVFAGMERHIGNARVRSQGSIGGNLCFAEPKSDVATVLMALAASVTLAGPDGRRTVPVEEFVAGPYYADKEPDELLVDVRVPLRTGLRGAYVKFQTMERPTVGVAVLADDAAGWYRLGVGAVGEVPLAWSFGSLREIDPDEIAAWVDPTPDLSGSEEYKRHVTGVYVRRALAKLEQVSP; encoded by the coding sequence ATGACGCTGCCGCCGTTCGCGCTGCTGCGCCCTACGACCCTGGACGAGGCGCTGGGGGAGCTGTCCGAGGACTCGGTGCCGTACTGCGGCGGCACCGAGCTCCTGCTCGCCATGCGCGCCGGCCTGCACCGGCCGGACGCGCTGGTCGACCTCAAGCGCGTCCCGGAGCTGTCCGGCGTGCGGGTCGAGGACGGCGCGCTGGTCATCGGCGCGACCGAGCGGCACGCCGACCTCGCCGTCCACCCCGTCGTCCGGGATCGGCTGCCGGTCTTCGCCGGCATGGAGCGGCACATCGGCAACGCCCGGGTGCGCAGCCAGGGCTCGATCGGCGGCAACCTGTGCTTCGCCGAGCCGAAGTCCGACGTCGCGACGGTGCTGATGGCGCTGGCGGCGTCGGTCACGCTGGCCGGACCGGACGGACGGCGGACGGTGCCGGTCGAGGAGTTCGTCGCCGGCCCGTACTACGCGGACAAGGAACCCGACGAGCTGCTGGTCGACGTCCGGGTCCCGCTGCGTACCGGGCTGCGCGGCGCGTACGTGAAGTTCCAGACCATGGAGCGCCCGACGGTCGGCGTCGCGGTGCTGGCCGACGACGCCGCCGGCTGGTACCGGCTGGGCGTCGGCGCCGTCGGCGAGGTGCCGCTGGCGTGGTCGTTCGGGTCGCTCCGCGAGATCGACCCGGACGAGATCGCCGCCTGGGTCGACCCAACGCCGGACCTGTCCGGGTCCGAGGAGTACAAGCGGCACGTCACGGGCGTCTACGTGCGCCGTGCCCTGGCCAAGCTGGAGCAGGTGAGCCCATGA
- a CDS encoding (2Fe-2S)-binding protein, giving the protein MTEPLPESEIVTGPARVPVTVEVNGVSVGRQVEPRSLLSDFLREDLGLTGTKVSCELQVCGVCTVLVDGRPVSSCTFLTADADGAAVTTVEGLSDGQTLHPLQESFVDNFALQCGFCTPGFLMMSKALLDGDEVPDRAAIVEHLEGNICRCTGYEPIVEAVEQVAERLRDGAHG; this is encoded by the coding sequence ATGACCGAACCGCTGCCCGAGTCCGAGATCGTGACGGGGCCGGCCCGGGTCCCGGTGACCGTCGAGGTCAACGGCGTCAGCGTCGGCCGGCAGGTGGAGCCGCGGTCGCTGCTGTCCGACTTCCTGCGCGAGGACCTGGGACTGACCGGTACCAAGGTGAGCTGCGAGCTGCAGGTGTGCGGCGTCTGCACCGTGCTGGTCGACGGCCGGCCGGTCAGCTCGTGCACGTTCCTCACCGCTGACGCCGACGGCGCCGCCGTCACCACCGTCGAGGGACTGTCCGACGGCCAGACGCTGCACCCGCTGCAGGAGTCGTTCGTCGACAACTTCGCGCTGCAGTGCGGCTTCTGCACGCCCGGGTTCCTGATGATGTCGAAGGCGCTGCTCGACGGCGACGAGGTCCCGGACCGCGCGGCGATCGTCGAGCACCTCGAGGGCAACATCTGCCGGTGCACCGGCTACGAGCCGATCGTCGAGGCGGTCGAGCAGGTCGCCGAGCGGCTGCGGGACGGCGCGCATGGGTGA
- a CDS encoding dihydroorotase codes for MTVTTRISGGDVVTPSGTVRADVLIGDDGTIAGLVSPGTTIGDDATDIDATGRLVLPGMVDVHVHTREPGYTHKEDITTTTEQAAVGGVTTIFGMPNLDPPTTDRKTLDEVLALYAEKSIVDYNHNPAPTNFDDIASMAEAGINAYKIYMVVDTGRTYPHPAGTGMHDHGHLLQMMDLIKPTGKRFIIHPHDQALMDYIEGEVLARGDNTPQGYAGAYAARDGVIWDTAIDVVLRLSEASGCPIHIAHMQTRRSIDAVRRAKARGVDVTGEVNHWALFLSTWSDVETLGPYALSYWVPDDHRAAVWEGLLDGTIDVISSDHAPHTREEKEIGWTKMWSAHTGTPGIQYYYPLLLDAVRQGRIPLERAVEAAARRPADAFGLAGVKGRIEVGYDADLVIANLDSPWTITNDDVLSRVGWTPYDGRSIGVRFERTLVRGADVFAGGAVVGKPGHGRLATAHNSEGR; via the coding sequence ATGACCGTGACGACCCGGATCAGCGGAGGCGACGTCGTCACTCCGAGCGGCACGGTCCGCGCCGACGTCCTCATCGGCGACGACGGCACCATCGCCGGGCTGGTCTCGCCCGGCACCACGATCGGCGACGACGCGACGGACATCGACGCCACCGGGCGGCTGGTGCTGCCGGGCATGGTCGACGTCCACGTGCACACCCGCGAGCCCGGGTACACGCACAAGGAGGACATCACCACCACGACCGAGCAGGCCGCGGTGGGCGGTGTCACCACGATCTTCGGCATGCCGAACCTCGACCCGCCGACCACGGACCGCAAGACGCTCGACGAGGTCCTGGCGCTGTACGCGGAGAAGTCGATCGTCGACTACAACCACAACCCGGCGCCGACGAACTTCGACGACATCGCGTCGATGGCCGAGGCCGGCATCAACGCCTACAAGATCTACATGGTGGTCGACACCGGCCGCACGTACCCGCACCCGGCCGGCACCGGCATGCACGACCACGGCCACCTGCTGCAGATGATGGACCTGATCAAGCCGACCGGGAAGCGGTTCATCATCCACCCGCACGACCAGGCGCTGATGGACTACATCGAGGGTGAGGTGCTGGCCCGCGGCGACAACACCCCGCAGGGCTACGCCGGCGCCTACGCCGCCCGCGACGGCGTCATCTGGGACACCGCGATCGACGTCGTGCTGCGGCTGTCCGAGGCGTCAGGCTGCCCGATCCACATCGCCCACATGCAGACCCGCCGCTCCATCGACGCGGTGCGCCGGGCCAAGGCGCGGGGCGTCGACGTCACCGGCGAGGTGAACCACTGGGCGCTGTTCCTGTCGACGTGGAGCGACGTCGAGACGCTGGGCCCGTACGCGCTGTCGTACTGGGTGCCCGACGACCACCGCGCGGCCGTCTGGGAAGGCCTGCTCGACGGCACCATCGACGTCATCTCCTCCGACCACGCGCCGCACACGCGCGAGGAGAAGGAGATCGGCTGGACGAAGATGTGGAGCGCCCACACCGGCACGCCGGGCATCCAGTACTACTACCCGCTGCTGCTCGACGCGGTCCGCCAGGGCCGGATCCCGCTGGAGCGCGCCGTCGAGGCCGCCGCCCGCCGCCCGGCCGACGCGTTCGGGCTGGCCGGCGTGAAGGGCCGCATCGAGGTCGGCTACGACGCCGACCTGGTCATCGCGAACCTCGACAGCCCGTGGACGATCACCAACGACGACGTCCTGTCCCGGGTCGGGTGGACGCCGTACGACGGCCGGAGCATCGGCGTCCGGTTCGAGCGCACCCTCGTCCGCGGCGCGGACGTCTTCGCCGGCGGCGCCGTCGTCGGAAAGCCCGGCCACGGCCGGCTCGCCACCGCCCACAACTCCGAAGGACGTTGA
- a CDS encoding YggS family pyridoxal phosphate-dependent enzyme: protein MPADADIRANLAAVRARVDAACVAAGRAPDEVEVLLATKTQPAARIAEAIAAGARLIGENRVQELAAKDAELAGLPCERHFIGHLQSNKVNQVLRYVSCVQSVDGADLADRLQRRLETLDRTLDVLVQVNTSGEASKSGVSPDEAVAVVQKVATRDRLRVRGLMTVGLQSPDDAAVRASYRELREVRDRAADVIGAGLPVLSMGMSGDLEAAVAEGATLVRVGSAVFGPRPQPD from the coding sequence ATGCCGGCCGACGCGGACATCCGGGCCAACCTCGCGGCGGTGCGTGCCCGCGTCGACGCCGCCTGCGTGGCGGCCGGCCGGGCGCCGGACGAGGTCGAGGTGCTGCTGGCCACGAAGACGCAGCCGGCCGCGCGGATCGCCGAGGCGATTGCCGCCGGCGCCCGGCTGATCGGCGAGAACCGGGTCCAGGAGCTGGCGGCGAAGGACGCCGAACTCGCCGGGCTGCCGTGCGAACGGCACTTCATCGGCCACCTCCAGTCGAACAAGGTCAACCAGGTGCTGCGCTACGTCAGCTGTGTGCAGTCCGTCGACGGCGCCGACCTCGCCGACCGCCTGCAGCGCCGGCTCGAGACCCTCGACCGCACACTCGACGTGCTGGTGCAGGTCAACACGTCCGGAGAGGCGAGCAAGTCCGGCGTGTCGCCGGACGAGGCCGTCGCCGTCGTCCAGAAGGTGGCCACCCGCGACCGGTTGCGGGTTCGCGGGCTGATGACGGTCGGGCTGCAGTCGCCCGACGACGCCGCGGTGCGGGCGTCGTACCGCGAGCTGCGCGAGGTCCGCGACCGCGCGGCCGACGTCATCGGCGCCGGTCTCCCGGTACTTTCGATGGGGATGAGCGGCGATCTGGAGGCCGCCGTGGCCGAGGGCGCGACGCTGGTCCGGGTGGGTTCGGCGGTGTTCGGCCCGCGGCCACAACCGGACTGA
- a CDS encoding alpha/beta hydrolase codes for MRSEDVVFYSEGSRVSASWRTPDRFDGSLRAIVQGPGWLGLKDANLYVRYHEALTAAGFGVLIFDYRGFGDSEGEKKLSPAVQLQDLRNAVTYLTTRDDVDSDRIGVFGSGGTGGGNAVLLAAVDDRVRAAVSQLPVANGRDWLHRMRSEYEWLDFLKGLDDDRRERVTTGKGRLVHPREEIMVPTPERRATKVKADVDGRIPTAVSLAAADEILEYDPLTAARTLTTPLLVVGIEGDATTPTDHAVAIYEAAKGPRSLVMQRHTTHYAAYDKYWEQVTPAIVSWFDTYLANGDVVITTQDGPPASVTYVEER; via the coding sequence ATGCGGAGCGAAGACGTCGTCTTCTACAGCGAGGGCAGCCGCGTCTCGGCGTCCTGGCGCACGCCGGATCGGTTCGACGGGTCGCTGCGGGCGATCGTGCAGGGGCCCGGCTGGCTCGGCCTGAAGGACGCCAACCTGTACGTCCGGTACCACGAGGCGCTCACCGCCGCGGGCTTCGGCGTGCTGATCTTCGACTACCGGGGCTTCGGCGACTCCGAGGGCGAGAAGAAGCTCTCCCCGGCCGTCCAGCTGCAGGACCTGCGCAACGCCGTGACGTACCTGACGACGCGCGACGACGTCGACTCCGACCGCATCGGCGTGTTCGGCTCGGGCGGCACCGGCGGGGGCAACGCCGTCCTGCTCGCCGCCGTCGACGACCGCGTCCGGGCCGCCGTCAGCCAGCTCCCGGTCGCGAACGGACGCGACTGGCTGCACCGCATGCGCTCGGAGTACGAGTGGCTCGACTTCCTCAAGGGACTCGACGACGACCGCCGCGAGCGGGTGACCACGGGCAAGGGCCGGCTGGTGCACCCGCGCGAGGAGATCATGGTCCCGACGCCGGAGCGGCGGGCCACGAAGGTCAAGGCCGACGTCGACGGCCGCATCCCGACGGCGGTGTCGCTGGCCGCGGCGGACGAGATCCTCGAGTACGACCCGTTGACCGCGGCGCGCACGCTGACCACGCCGCTCCTGGTCGTCGGCATCGAGGGCGACGCGACCACGCCCACCGACCACGCCGTCGCGATCTACGAGGCCGCGAAGGGCCCGCGCAGCCTGGTCATGCAGCGGCACACCACGCACTACGCCGCCTACGACAAGTACTGGGAGCAGGTCACCCCGGCGATCGTGAGCTGGTTCGACACCTACCTGGCCAACGGCGACGTCGTCATCACGACCCAGGACGGCCCGCCCGCGTCCGTCACCTACGTGGAGGAGCGCTGA
- a CDS encoding CoxG family protein — MPRNEFGRELTVSAAPAQAWATLIDVPVLVSWISVLEQAEELTHLERYTAVLLDRLGPFKLRADLAITLSDVRTEEHVTVHAEGEDRQVGSRLVVDATLDLAPSDDGGTTVRVGGVYEVSGKVAAMGGGTINKKAEKIIGEFFANAEKALGAA; from the coding sequence ATGCCTCGCAACGAGTTCGGCCGCGAGCTGACGGTGTCCGCGGCGCCCGCGCAGGCGTGGGCGACGCTGATCGACGTGCCGGTGCTGGTGTCGTGGATCAGCGTGCTGGAGCAGGCCGAGGAGCTGACGCACCTGGAGCGGTACACGGCGGTGCTGCTGGACCGCCTCGGCCCGTTCAAGCTGCGTGCCGACCTCGCCATCACGCTCAGCGACGTGCGTACCGAGGAGCACGTCACGGTGCACGCCGAGGGCGAGGACCGCCAGGTCGGCTCCCGGCTCGTCGTCGACGCGACACTCGACCTCGCGCCGTCGGACGACGGCGGCACCACGGTGCGCGTCGGCGGCGTGTACGAGGTGAGCGGCAAGGTCGCGGCCATGGGCGGCGGCACCATCAACAAGAAGGCCGAGAAGATCATCGGCGAGTTCTTCGCCAACGCCGAGAAGGCGCTGGGCGCCGCATGA